ttttccagcaaagTGAACTCTCATGATGTGGGTCTTCCTTTCCATTGGCTCATTTAGTTTACTTATTAAAGGTGTGTAATAGATGTGGTGTTGATTTAATCAGCTAGTGCTATATGTTAATGTAATTTATGGTTTGAGTACATAATGTTTAAACAGATGTACTTAGCATACTGATTTATGCTTCCTGTGGTGGTTCTCAAACGTCTTTCATATTATCCTCCAGGATAActtgctggccctgctgcaaTTCTCAACCCAGGAGGAAGCAGCTAgtcacagagcagaggaggtaGGCAGGAGGAGATGGCAGGAGGCGAGTAATGAATGTGGCAAGTGGTGACAGAGGGATGGGGTGCCCAGGGGCTATAGGAAGGAAATCAGTCAGCAGTACATTTCAGCCACTTGCTGCTGGAACTGTTTCTCTGGCCTGACCACTTGAGAGGTTATGTCTTGGTTCAGCAGCTATGAGCAGCCTTAAACtctccttctgcctttccttaCTCATTTTTCCTGTCTGGAACCTTCCTGGGGAAGGCCATGTCTTTATCAGACATCTTATCAAGGGCAGTTAGGATTGAGATACCCTAATCCTTCTGTGACTTCATCAGAAATACTTCACAGTGCCTGTCCCACTGTTTTCTAATGCTTGATTTCTTGCTTCATCTATGACTAATTTGAAAGTAATATCAGAAAGCACGCATTACTAGCTAGGAGTCTGTTGGAGACTTTTGCCAAAGTGTAAAGTGGGAGTTGTTCTGCAATAACTTCACCATGAATTCATTGTAAAAGCTCAGGCTAGTTAGTGATCTTTTGGACAAGTGGCCTAAGCTTTCAGGGGACTGAGTGTGAATGAGGCTTTTCTCTTCTCCTACTGACCATCTACTCTGCATCTAGTCTGATCTAACTGGGCACGTGGGACCTGCTCCCTTTGGTTTCCACTCTGATGCAGACTGCAGCAAAAAAGGCCTTCTCTTTGCACTTAGTATGAGATTACTGAGGCGTTCTACTTGAGCACAGCACTCATGGACACTAATACATGTGGGAACCTCGCATGTTGTGGTTTAATTTCTGCCCTTTGTGAGGAAAGgcggcagcagtgctggctgggaTGAGGCAAGGATGCAAGTTGCTTTCAGTGTGTCTGAAGAAGCCCTGCCATGGTAGGCTGAACAGCTGTGCCAAGCTGGGCATAAAACAAGTGTTAGTTACCTCACTGTCTAATAACTTTGCTATCATTTGATAGCAGGCTTGTTTACTGTGTAGTacttctgtgctgtgaggaGATCATCCCTTACGAGCTCAGTGCTTCATGTTGGAATATAAGTTCTCAAAAGGGCTTGCACAAGTGGTGAAACCTGAAGAAATGAATCCTACTATTGAGAGCAAAATAATCTAGAAGGTGGAAGAAGTTGTAAAACAAAGAGATGGTGGCAGTAGGAGCCATGGAAGATGGATACTGCTTACTATTTGAGCAAGGCATATTGGTTTGTAGCTAGAAACTTCAGCGATATATCCTGCTGCGGCTTTTAGTATGCCTGAGTATGTTGGCATAGGTAAAGTCTGTAAGATTATGGAGACTGGTTTCTTCTGTCAGTCCTGAGATCACTGTTGGAGAACATACTGTCCAGTTCTGGTGAGAGGTCTCTTGAGAGATTTCTGTGTAACAGGGCAGAGCTCAGGAATGAACTACAAGCATTCATGCTTTAGAAATGCCCCTTGcattgggggggagggaggggggggaattCACCTGTTCATTGTGATTTGGGGAAGATGAGGAGCTGCCTGGAAAAATCTGTAGGCACCCATACTGGCACAAGATGCTTGACACGAGAagatttttaatctgtttggTAAATACATGACAAAAGGTTAGACTTTGTATTCAGCAAGGTTCAATATGCAAGTACTATCATTAGTTCTTTGTAGTTAGGATAATTGGAACATACTAGTCTGGAGAACTGCACACTCATCGATAATCCGCTAGTTAAGGCCAGGTGGTTCTCCAAAAGGGAAGCCTTGCCTATGAATTGTTCGTCTTTTGCAGGGCTCACTAGGTAGAGTGAGATCTGTGTCAGAGCAGGCAGTGGTGGTCCTTGGTGCATGAGGCTGAAATAACTTTGCAGAACAGGAGGCTGTGGTTCTTgctgtaaaagaaaaggagagaggtgGGTGTGAGGGCAAGTTAGGCTTCTTGAAGTAATTGTTAAACTCATTGTTCCTCtaattttttctgttaattgcTCTGAAGCCTGCATAAGTGCCTAGAAAGCACTGGATATCTATCACCGTCATTGGTAGTGGCAACTAAAACTACCTGGAGTGCTAATTGTTTAAGGTGTTTTTTGATGCATAATCGAAGTCAGTTAATAAAGCAGACAAAGATTATACTCAGCATTGTTGGTAcagtttttgaaggaaaaatgctgttGGTTATTATCTCTTCTTTGCTTTACTTATTATGTAAATTAAACTGAGCTGTTGTGCCCTAGGCATCAacctatttgaaaaaaaagctgactAGGCACAAGGCGTTGGAGATGGAAAGCAGCTATGTATTACTAGAAGTAATGTTGAAGACTGGCATACAAGGATTTcataaaactgccttttttGAAAAcgtaattttttaaaaaaaaagtagcaaacaACATCTTTAACAGTGTTTGGGCAGAAAACAATCTGCCTGTGTGTTTGGTAAAGCAAGGTTGCAGATGAACCTAGAATTGTGTATATTTCTAACTCTGTATGCATTGGCTTTGTTCCTGCCTGCATCTTCTGATGACTATTGTAGAAAGATGCTGCTTAgcttatcttttatttttcattctagtAGTCCTTGTGAAAATTGACTACCTGCCCCCAAAGAAATGGGCTTGGGGAATATgaacaactatttttttctgcaatatgCTTCTGGATATGATGCAGTGTTTTTACCAGGAAGTTAGTCTCATAAAAGGGAAAAGCTTGGAATGCTTCTTCTCAGCATAATTTATCGCAGTACTGGTATTTCAAGTCTGTATTTCTCAGTCAACAGGAAGAATGACTTCAGTGATGATCATAATTGATGCGTGTGCCACCCTGAAAGTGGCACTCTTACATATTAACAGGCTTAATAGGAGTTTGATTCTGCACGCAGTATTGCTGCATTTTAGAGACAGATGTGTAATACTAATCTCTCTAAGCATAAATTTTATATAGATAGGTGGTAGAATTAAGGCTGTCTTTGAAGCATGGGTGAagactttattttcttggtaTCTATCTAGCCTCTTGTCACTCCCAAGATTTATTTCTCTATTGTAATGTTCCTACAGGGGTAAGTATTCTCCTGAATGTTCTGCTGTCTGCCAACCCAATAAAACACATGTACTATATAGTATGTGAGTGTTAAGTGTGGCCTGAGAAACTTCTGACTGCATAGCACTATTTTTTGAGTTAAATCAGCTACTAACGAAAGAGTTGATTGTATGAACACTGTAGTTCAGATATGCTTTGAGCTGATTCTTAGACAGGACAGTTCTCTAAACATAAAGTAACTCATTTTTGCTGTCCATAGAAATTTTGGAGTGTGTCAGATGTTAAGCATGTTTTGGTTTGTTCCAGTAGCCGGATCGAGCTGGGAGATGTGACGCCACACAACATTAAGCAGCTGAAGAGGCTAAACCAGGTCATTTTTCCTGTGAGCTACAATGACAAGTTCTACAAGGATGTACTGGAGGTTGGCGAACTAGCCAAATTAGGTACAAACACCTTTGCCAGTAATTGTGGGCTGTGGTGGCAGAAATGCTCATCGTTGCTGTCCTTAACGGTTTTGAATTGCAGATCtttctattttgttgtttaaCATAATGAGAAATAACTGCTTGGGAACCTTTAAAAGCTGCAGTACCAACCTCAAAGGGTTTGTGTTCTAAATAGCTTGCATTTCACTGGGAATAGACGTGTTTTCTGTTACAGCAGAAAATGATGTTTGCAGCCAGCTTACCTTCTGAAGTCATTGCTAGTTggttttaactgaaataaaccAGCCACTGTGTCAGAGCACTGCTGGTAATTTCACTCAGTGTTGGCCATGATCTGATTTTATCTGGGTGGGGGAATTAGCaacagggaaagaaggaagataaAGGGCTTTAAATGAAGGAGTTGCATGTGCGGTCTGAGTCTTGTGGCTGAtaatgctttgtttctctccctGGTAGCCTACTTCAATGATATCGCAGTGGGAGCGGTGTGCTGTAGGGTGGATCACTCCCAGAACCAGAAGAGACTGTACATCATGACACTTGGATGCCTGGCACCCTACCGAAGGCTAGGAATAGGTAAGGAGTTCTTTTGTGTCTGAGTTATCAAAGAAACAAGATTTTGGTGCAGCTATTGAAAttccttttttagtttttttctactttaactAAGATAGCCCAAGATTGTGCACTTCCAGAGCAATGATTTCTTTAGAAGGAACACTGGGGAGAGAATGATTTATGACATGCTCTTGCTTTCTTGCCTTTCAGAAATTAACTTTATTTGTAGAACTTTCTAATTCAGTAATTCAGATTCTTTTAATCACATCATCCTGTGATGTAAACACAGCTTTTATAGATATGCAAATTGAAGCAGAGATACCATGAAATAATTTGTCAGAGGTATGCAGCCAGTATGCAACTCATGTAGAATATCctagttcagttggaagggacctacaaagatcatctagtccaactgcctgaccacttcagggctcACCAGAAGTTAAAGCTTATTACagagggcattatccaaatgcctcttgaacgCTGACATccatggggcatcaaccacctctccaggaagcctgctccagtgtttgACCCACCCTCGTGGGAAATAAATTTTCCCTAATGTCCAGTCCgaccctcccctggcacagtGTTGTGTTGTTCCCATGCGTCCCATCATTGGTGACAGG
The nucleotide sequence above comes from Oxyura jamaicensis isolate SHBP4307 breed ruddy duck chromosome 1, BPBGC_Ojam_1.0, whole genome shotgun sequence. Encoded proteins:
- the NAA50 gene encoding N-alpha-acetyltransferase 50 isoform X1, with product MKGSRIELGDVTPHNIKQLKRLNQVIFPVSYNDKFYKDVLEVGELAKLAYFNDIAVGAVCCRVDHSQNQKRLYIMTLGCLAPYRRLGIGTKMLNHVLNICEKDGTFDNIYLHVQISNESAIDFYRKFGFEIIETKKNYYKRIEPADAHVLQKNLKAPCLGQNADVQKTDN
- the NAA50 gene encoding N-alpha-acetyltransferase 50 isoform X2: MKGRIELGDVTPHNIKQLKRLNQVIFPVSYNDKFYKDVLEVGELAKLAYFNDIAVGAVCCRVDHSQNQKRLYIMTLGCLAPYRRLGIGTKMLNHVLNICEKDGTFDNIYLHVQISNESAIDFYRKFGFEIIETKKNYYKRIEPADAHVLQKNLKAPCLGQNADVQKTDN